TTCATGAATAATGGTTGGCATGGCTGTTCCAACAACAGTTTGCTCGAGTGCACTAAAAAACATCCCAATGATTAAGCCAGTTAAGACTAACTTTGTATTAATACCTTGTTGTGTGCCCAATTTTCTCCCCGCCTTTTTGTTTAATATATACAATGTGTTTAATTCATCATTAGTATGCCGAAATTAAAGTATTAAAGGTAATGATGATTAGAATGAATTTATATAATAAAAGTTAAACACTAACGACCATTCGGTCGTTAGTGCGAGTTTTATGAATAATGAGGATGCTTTTTCATGGTTAATGTAGCGAAAATAAGAAACCAATTTATAAATAGGCAGTTATGTTATACTTTTCTTACATATAATGTATTCAATTAAATATACCGACCATTCGGTCATAGTATATGATAATCAACTTCATAAGTCAAATATAAAGCTGTGAATACGAGCTTATTGAAATTGTATAACGATTAGGATAAGATGAAAGAAAACGACCGTTCGGTCACATAAGTATGTATTTAAACTTTTTTGCGTAAGGTTCTTTTCGTAATCTTTGTCGCTATTCCAAGAAAATTTGAGCTACTAATTGGTAGTTGTAGCCATTTTCAATGTTATAGAGAAGGGAAGATGCCACGAACACTATATGAATACGTGTTTAAGTTATAGTGTGTAAAACAGCTACCAATGCAAAAACAGCCTATTTGAAGTATCTAAATGAGAACCAATATATTTGCGTTTAATATGAATGATTAAAATTGTTGAACTTCTGTACAAAACTCCTCGAAATTACCTTGGTGGCTTGAGGAGAACATATTAATAAATTTCCTTCGTTTCGAAGGTTACGATCTTCCATTTCATGATCAATTATTAGGGAGAGGAATCAAATTGAAGAGTAGAAAGCAAGAAATTGTGAATTCAGCAATGAAGTTATTTGCTAGAAAAGGCTATCATGCTACATCTATGCAAGAAATAGCGGTTCAGAGTGGAATTGCAAAAAGCTCATTATACAATTATTTCAGTTCTAAAGAAGAATTGTTAATGACTATTTTTAAGCATTACTATGACGTTCTGTTTGAAAAAGTTTCGATGGTAGAAAGAAACTCAAATCTAACTCCAAAAGAAATACTCATTGAGCAAATTAGTGTGCAGCTCCAAGAAGCAGTGAATTATAAGGATTTTATGCGACTGCAAATGAGAGAACAAATCATTCAAGTCAATGATGACATTCGTCAATATATCTTTCGTATGAGATCGCAATTTTTAAGTTGGTATAGATTGCGTTTACTTGAAGTATATGGTGATAAAATAGAAAAACATTTATTAGATTGTGTAACGATGCTAAATGGAATTCAAAAGGAATATACATTTAATTTACTTGTTGGCGAAGCAGAATTGGATGTCAAGAGGATGGGCGCTTTCATTGTGCGTAGACTTGATGCCATTGTTGAGAGCATTATGGATGATGAAGAGCCCTTATTGACAAAATCTATTTTTGACCATGAAATGATAGGGGAACGGACTGCAAAAGAGCATTTGATAGATCAAATTATTCATAGCATTCATAAGATGAGAGAGCATATACAAGAGACGACACTTGGGGAGACAGAGAAAGAAAGATATGTTTCGACACTCCTTGCACTTGAAGAGGAAATGAACAAGCAAGAGCTTAAAGTGGTGTTAATTGAAAGCCTCTTATTTTTCTTAAAAAACCAGCATGATTTGCTAATCAATAGTGAAGTGAAAAAAATAGAAAAACTTCTTGAGATTTATTTGTAAATGCTCTTTTCGTAAACTTTGTTGTTATTTTTGTTAAAATGGATAGTTGTAGAATTAAAATAAAGTCACGCTGTTTATAAAAAAGATGCGACGGTATTCTTCTTTGGATAAGACTTTATAAAGACCTAAATTAAACAGGTAGATAAATTAAGGGACATTACATATTTTATGACTAATAATATGTAATGTCCTTTCTTATT
This region of Cytobacillus sp. IB215665 genomic DNA includes:
- a CDS encoding helix-turn-helix domain-containing protein, whose translation is MKSRKQEIVNSAMKLFARKGYHATSMQEIAVQSGIAKSSLYNYFSSKEELLMTIFKHYYDVLFEKVSMVERNSNLTPKEILIEQISVQLQEAVNYKDFMRLQMREQIIQVNDDIRQYIFRMRSQFLSWYRLRLLEVYGDKIEKHLLDCVTMLNGIQKEYTFNLLVGEAELDVKRMGAFIVRRLDAIVESIMDDEEPLLTKSIFDHEMIGERTAKEHLIDQIIHSIHKMREHIQETTLGETEKERYVSTLLALEEEMNKQELKVVLIESLLFFLKNQHDLLINSEVKKIEKLLEIYL